ACCCGTCAGATCGGCTCCACCCAGATAAGCACCGATCAAATTTGCATTTTGTAAATCTGCATCTTTGAGATTAGCTGTATTTAGTGGCGCACCATTCAGACTTGCATTTGGTCCGATCGCCCCTGAAGTCTTGTAGGCGAAATTTTCAGGAAAAATAGTTTGACTGTTATACCTTGCCCCTTGCAATTTAGCATCGGTCAAATTTGCCCCGCTTAAATCAGCACCACTGAAATCAACTCGATACAGATAAGCACCTTGAAGATTAGCTCTTTTTAGTATGGCTTGACGGAGATTTGAACTACGGAGATCAGCCTTACAGAGATTAGCTTCACTTAAATTTGTCAAACTTAAATTCGCCCTAATTAGGATTGCCTCTTGGAGGTCGGCTTTTTGCAAATCACATTCACTTAAGTTAATCTGATATAAGTCTTCTCTGGTTAATGTAATCCCAGCTTTGATCGCAGCTACAACTTGTTGGGCGCTTTTTGACATAACTATATGATTTGATTGAAACTATTGCGATGTAATTGCGTTGCGGGCACTTTTTACCCACAAAAAAAATTACAAAAAATTACTTTGCAACACTACCAAATTTTTGGTGTCACTTTGTTGAGTTAGGTGGCGCGAATTGCTGCCTAACCTAATAAAGCGATCATAGGCTTCTTTCCAGTTTTAAGCAAAAATCTGGGTTTAGCGATCGCACTTTACGGTAACTTTCCTTAAGTAAGTAATCCTAAATAATTTTCACAAAGTGTTGTTAAGTGTTATGCAATTTAATAAAGAAACAGATTTTTGATGGTGCGGTTTCGCAGAACCATCAAAAATCTGTTTCTTTACTTTACGGAGAAGCCCTAAGCAACATTTTGTGAAAATTATTTGTTTTGAGATAAGGAGTTTTCACAGTGCTTGTTCCGCCGATGACAATGATGGACTTTTTCAAAAAAAGTGAAGGAGTTTG
This genomic stretch from Pseudanabaena galeata CCNP1313 harbors:
- a CDS encoding pentapeptide repeat-containing protein, with the translated sequence MSKSAQQVVAAIKAGITLTREDLYQINLSECDLQKADLQEAILIRANLSLTNLSEANLCKADLRSSNLRQAILKRANLQGAYLYRVDFSGADLSGANLTDAKLQGARYNSQTIFPENFAYKTSGAIGPNASLNGAPLNTANLKDADLQNANLIGAYLGGADLTGANLAGARLVQADLRKAVLTGAYLRKARLNGANLAGVDLRAADLTDADFERFESIAGADFTNVQGLCDEMRSRLLSHPQQELNTLNQLTLKTTLASLSR